A region of the bacterium genome:
GAGGCATGAAGATAGAGCAGTACTTCTATCATAATGACCTGCAAGAGTTACTTGCCCAACATTTTATAATTAGAAATGAGACCGTAACAGATTCTATTCTATGGCTGTTCGATGTTAATCTTTGCATGTGGAAAATCCCCTTGCTTATACAGAGGCCTTTTATCTATCCTCTTTTATACTTGGAATGGATATGGAGGAGGCTTTTCCCAAACTGGGGGCTGAAATCTATATTTCTGGTTAAAAAGAGGTAATAGTTATGAATATTAAAGAGAAAATTATATTTCTTACACTCGTTTTTATCATGTTTGGAGTAAACCTGTTGGGAATTGGCTGGGGACTTCCTTCTAAAGAGAGAAATAAGATCTGCTTCTCCACTAAACAGTCCTTGCAGGCACATATTAACCTATTAGATCCAAAAAAGATAAAAGAAGCATGGAAAAGCTGGGGGCCATATGACCTTATGCATCCAGAAGAAAGATGGAAAAGACTTCCCCGTTCTCTCTTCAATCCTGTCCGTTCCTATCATCCTGATGAATATGGAATAATAAAAGTGCTTTCATATATGAATCCCAAGAAGTTAAAACTCAAGCCTTTTACATTTTCAATGGGAGGAACACAGGTGTATTTAATAGGACTTATTCTCGGGATTCTCTCTTTAGTAAAGGTAGTTGTCCTGACTACTGATATTAAGTATTACTTTCTAAACCCTGAAGCTATGGCGCATATCTTTCTTGTAGGACGTATTATAAATGCAATATATGCGACAGGAACAATAGCGCTTACCTATCTAATATCCAGAAGATTTTGCGCACATAGAACATTTTCAATTCTTGGTTGTATTCTCTTAGGATTCACCCCTTTATTTATTTTGAATTCTCACTACATGTATTTAGATATACCAATGCTCTTCTGGATATACTTTGCTATTTATAATGGGCTAAATATTGTCAAACAGGGAAAACTTAGATCCTATATATTCTCAGGCATAGGAATTGGGCTTGCTGCAGGCAGTAAGATGACAGCAGTTTTTTCTGTCATTATTCTAATCATGGCTCATCTTCTTTACATATATGAGAACAAATCGCAGAAGTTTTTAAGTAAATATTTTTTGTTCGGGATATTATCCTGTGCAGGCGCTTTTTTGTTTAGCAATCCCTTCTTCTTATTTGGGTTACATGGAACCGCACAAGAAGTAAAAACTCTTGGAATTATCAGTCCGGACTTTGAATTTTATGTCTCAGCGCTAAGATATGGTCTTGGCTCAGCTCTATGTATTTTGTGCATGATAGGTATTGGCTCTTTTCTTGCGAATAAAAAAGAAAAACAGTCATTGCTGCTGCTGGGATGGACAGTACTGTACTTTGTGTTCATTTCCATGTTTACTCAGAAATTCTACAGGTATATTCTCCCTGTTGTTCCATGCATAATAATTATGAGTGTGTGCGGAATTAATCTGCTATGGGGAAAATTTAAATCGCTGAGAATTCCACTTTTTATAGTTACTGCTTTTGTATGCTTTATTACATTCTGTTACGGCGGCGCATATCTTAAGCTTATTACGAAAAAAAATGTGCGTACTGAGGCAGGAGAATGGATTGCGGAAAATATAAATCAATCCTCAACTATTGGAATGACAGAGGTTCCATGGCAATATCAAATGCCGCCGATGGATGCAGCCAAATATGAGCTTATGATAGTGGGCAATAACTATTCTGCATTGCAGAAGAAAAAGCCTGAGTATTTTATAACATCCAATACGCAGTATGGATTTAGCCACACCATCCCAGAGATAAAAAAAGGTTCTCTCTCTATAGGATTCTTTCACGATTTATTTACATCCCGCGAGTATGAGATATACAAGGTATTTTATAATCCTCTTTCTTTCTTAGGAATTAGATTCAACCAGTTTAAAATGTCGCAAGATCTTTGGTATATAAACCCGATTATAGTGGTACTGAAATCTAAAGAGATATAGAATTGATATATCAGAACTAAAACTTTAATAATTAGGAGAATATATAATATGAATAAAAAAATATTCAAAGAATACATTAATTCCTTGCCGAAAAATGCAAAGGTTTTGGATGCTGGATGTGGAATGGGGAATATTTCTAAATATGTTCATGATATTAGGAGCGACTTGGAAATATATGGAATAGACGCTGACAATTCTTTGAAGAATAAAGTCCCTGATTATATTAAATTTTTTAATATGTCGGTGGATAATTTAGGTAATTTTGAAGATTCTTTTTTTGATTGCATTCTGTGTTTTCATGTTTTAGAACACTTACATAATCCAACAAGAGCTATATCTGAATTCTATAGAGTTTTAAATAAAAATGGTGTCATTTTTGCTGAAAGCCCTCATTGGACATCGGCTATAACGCCGATTGGGTTCAATTTTTACGACGATCCAACACATATCCGCCCTTATAGTAAAAAAAGTTATCGTATACTATTCAAACAATTTTCTATAAAATATATTTCATTTGAAACGCCGGTTTTTTTCTATTTAGCAAAGTTATACGATTTAGATAAGTTATATAAAAAAATAAATTTTTGTTTGGTTATATTTTTAGAAAAATACTTAAAGCTATTGGGATATATAAGACAGCAGTATTCCTTGTAGCAATTAAAAAATAGACAAAGTGTTTGGTCCTATTAAGCTCATCAAGTAGTGAATCTAGCATAAACATCTCCACAAATGCTCTTATCTGATAAACTAGTAAGGATTCTACAGATTTCACCACTGGTAATCCAGCTTGATAAACCCCACCGCATTGATTCTTCTATTGAGTAATTAAATTCTCCATATCCAATCTTCACAAGGTGCTTTATACAATAAATGGTGGAATTAATTAATTCTGATGTAAACTCAAAGGAAATCGTTCCGATTGGTTGAGATAAACCTCTTAAAACCTGCAATTCAAATCCCTCAACATCAATTTTACAGAAGGCAGGTTTTCCATATTCTTCAATTAATTTATCTAAAGTAGTTATTTTGACTATCACAGTTTTGTCCCACTTGCAAGCCCACCATCTTTTACTGACTCTGGTACTATTTACCCACTTCTCTGACATTGATGAAAGAGGATGAGCATTGTTGAGCATTAATTTTCCTTTACCTTCTTTTTCGCCAACTGCCTTTTGTAGAAGAGTTATTCTGCTGTTTCTTTGATATCTCCATTTGAGCTGTCG
Encoded here:
- a CDS encoding class I SAM-dependent methyltransferase — protein: MNKKIFKEYINSLPKNAKVLDAGCGMGNISKYVHDIRSDLEIYGIDADNSLKNKVPDYIKFFNMSVDNLGNFEDSFFDCILCFHVLEHLHNPTRAISEFYRVLNKNGVIFAESPHWTSAITPIGFNFYDDPTHIRPYSKKSYRILFKQFSIKYISFETPVFFYLAKLYDLDKLYKKINFCLVIFLEKYLKLLGYIRQQYSL
- a CDS encoding FkbM family methyltransferase → MILKLLLLFGIYPIAKIVKDWLTRISPKYRQRLNFYSQFINRGDLCFDIGANLGNRTEVFFNLGARVVAVEPQDVCMRQLKWRYQRNSRITLLQKAVGEKEGKGKLMLNNAHPLSSMSEKWVNSTRVSKRWWACKWDKTVIVKITTLDKLIEEYGKPAFCKIDVEGFELQVLRGLSQPIGTISFEFTSELINSTIYCIKHLVKIGYGEFNYSIEESMRWGLSSWITSGEICRILTSLSDKSICGDVYARFTT
- a CDS encoding glycosyltransferase family 39 protein — encoded protein: MNIKEKIIFLTLVFIMFGVNLLGIGWGLPSKERNKICFSTKQSLQAHINLLDPKKIKEAWKSWGPYDLMHPEERWKRLPRSLFNPVRSYHPDEYGIIKVLSYMNPKKLKLKPFTFSMGGTQVYLIGLILGILSLVKVVVLTTDIKYYFLNPEAMAHIFLVGRIINAIYATGTIALTYLISRRFCAHRTFSILGCILLGFTPLFILNSHYMYLDIPMLFWIYFAIYNGLNIVKQGKLRSYIFSGIGIGLAAGSKMTAVFSVIILIMAHLLYIYENKSQKFLSKYFLFGILSCAGAFLFSNPFFLFGLHGTAQEVKTLGIISPDFEFYVSALRYGLGSALCILCMIGIGSFLANKKEKQSLLLLGWTVLYFVFISMFTQKFYRYILPVVPCIIIMSVCGINLLWGKFKSLRIPLFIVTAFVCFITFCYGGAYLKLITKKNVRTEAGEWIAENINQSSTIGMTEVPWQYQMPPMDAAKYELMIVGNNYSALQKKKPEYFITSNTQYGFSHTIPEIKKGSLSIGFFHDLFTSREYEIYKVFYNPLSFLGIRFNQFKMSQDLWYINPIIVVLKSKEI